Sequence from the Zeugodacus cucurbitae isolate PBARC_wt_2022May chromosome 2, idZeuCucr1.2, whole genome shotgun sequence genome:
TCTTTGTTCGGCTTTCGTGGAAggaaagtaataaataatatttgctagGGTTCATTACAGCGGCTAGTTGTAAGCATTCATATAACTGATGATGTGTTGAGTGCGTATTAAAATGACAAAGTAGGCTTGAGAGGCCCTACAATACTTCTTTTGCTACGTCTTCTGTGGAAATAATGTGTGCTTTTTTGCTATGAGTGCCACCTATGAGAGACACCACCGTGAAGTGGTACCTGCCACCAAAgtcataattataattataacgcaacaaaaaaaaacttgtaaaaCCGTTGTTAAAACCGCTTCTAGCCCCAAGCGGCGGTTAATGGGAAAAATGCTAACAACAGttaacaacaaagtgctttaaAGTGTTCGTCTTCCACAAACGGTCAACTTTTTCCCAACCGTTTTTGTGTTTGAGTCGCTCTGTCCTTTTTTTGGGTTTACGCGGTATTACTTAAGACACTTTTTGCAGTGTGTGAAAATGTTTGTGAAGGTTCTTTTTGTGCTTGGACAATATTAATGTCTTTGATAatgctttttttataattccttttctttttttatttttaccccGATTTTTTGTGCGAATATTTTTATGTTGCGTTTTATATGAGATTtcataatacaaattatatttgaaaattttctttatcTTTGCAGACAATGGAGTTAAGCAATTTCAATGCATCGAAAAAGATATCGCGCGAAGAGCGCCGTTATTCAGTACCTCACGGTCCCCATACACCACAGCCGCCTGCGGCCTCAGAGGACTTACATGCATGGTCGATATATAGGTATGTTATTTTAAGGGCTAAACTTTAGAGACCTGAAAGGATGAGCTATGATTTTAGACCAACATCATAAGTTATTAAAGATAATCGAAGAATATACAATTAGGAAAGAGAGTTTGTTATAGAGTGGTTATAAAAGTGATATCAATTCAGAGGATTCTGTTCCCAAGACAGTGGGTTTCTAAGTGTGATCCATTCGAAGTTCCCTCGAGTGTTTATAAAAGTCGAAGCGGGATTATCTGCATAgactttatattttacatatacagcAAAAATTCCAATAGTGTGTTATCACCCTATCTTGGtagccaatcgaccggcccaaaacgtaaaATTATCTGCTCATCGTGATGTTCTGTCAATAAATCCATGGACTTATAcaatgtgtgggaagtggcgccgtattgttgaaaccaaatgtcgccgggATCATGAGCTTTCAGACATTAAACGTTAACGGTCGCCACCGACGATTCAGATCTCACCGACATTACTTTTGAGGAAATATGATGATTTCGCCGTTcggttttttctggatgaaatggcagcttttgaatctcttcaggttgctcttcgtctcaAACTCGGCATTTTTGTATGTTTACAATGGGTATGAAACAGAAATGGGCCAAAATCTGGTAACACCAAGAATCAGTGGACACGTTTCTTTGGTATCGATTTTCCACTTTTTGTATTCTGTTTTTGCCAGATTTTGCTCTTTGCGACCATCCAAGGTCTCGATCACTGTATTACCTCATCTTCGCATCACTTATACTTATCGCTCTTCTCTAACATTGCTATCAATCCCTACTTATACTCTGTCAAATAAGGTGCCTTCATTTGATCAATTCGACCTCCAAACGTTTGACATTAATGCTCGATGAGAAATCGTAAAGTGGACACTTTACGCACGAAGCGCACCTGTCACTCATACATCTATTTTAGGTTTTATTCTATTACCAGTTTCCGCTTGTGTGCGTACAAATGTAATTAGGACTGTGTGGTCTCATAGTTATGTGGGTTGCAACGCCCGCAAACGAAGCTACGGCGTTGCATTCTGCGGTTGAGTAGTTGCGCACTGGCGGAAGTGCTCATAAATTAACAATGATTGATTTTTGACGTTAATCAAAATCGTTGAGTCGCAAGAGCCAATGTCAGGTAGCGTTCCAAACACAATACACCACACCTTGCATGATGGGCCGTGTAAGCATTGCGTTGAATGCCAAGCCCCTGCAACCAACCTCAATACATTtctcttttgttgttattgcacatCAGTCCCTCTGCATTTACGgttataataaaagaaattcataATGTCATAGATAGAAAACCGCACACCGGAGcttgaattaaatgtaattttcctGCTCATTGTTACGCTCTTCTCCTTCTGCTTCTCCCCATTTGTAGACAAAATCTCAACTCCGACTTCACCGACTCCGCTTTGGGCTCATCGGACAAATCACCGCTGCCATATGGAAATTTCCAGTTACGCGACACCACAGTGCAATCAATTCTCAATCATCCGCGCTACGGACCGAAGTAAGTGCTCGCTGCGGTGACAGTCAGAAGCTATTCTTAACAactatttgtattttctttcgCTTAGGTCCCCCTTGGGCTcgaatatgtatacatatttgaaattcgGACTGCCGCGCGTATTTCCACCCAATGCCGGTTCGCAACGTTCACACCGACCGCCGGGTCCAGGACCGGGTGGTGTGCGCGGTCGTGTCAATCGTGGTTTCCGCGATAGTTCAGGTGTGCCGCCAGCAGGTTCATCGGGCTACGATAGCAGTGACAACGAAACAACGCGCAGTCGTGTGCCGCCCAACTTGAGGTGAGTTTGCtgtggaaatatatatgtataatacacaaTCTAAAATATGTGTTACCTCTTATAGAAAATACCGCAGTGAGTCGGACTTCCGTGCCATTGGCGGCATACCAAGCTCACGTCCCGAATCGCGCGCTCAAGGCGTACCCATGACGGCGCTGCGACAGGCAAACAGCCGCGCAAGCATTGCTGGTAAgtgtttgtttactttattcGTCAGCCTTTTTTGGCATACTCGTGTTAATTTTGCTATAATGACTCCAACCTTCCGCTGACACCCGCCCCACACAGTTGGCACCCACATTAATACTCATCACTATATGCCGAATGGCAAGCATTACGGCCATCGTTCGCACAGCGAAGCCGATTTGCTGGCCGGCGGTGCTGACGTCATCGGTTATGATTACGGCGAGTCACGTATTTACGGCACATCACGCAATCGCAGTTCAGACCATCCGAACGGCGGACACGCCAGCTACATTATGTCCAGTCGGAAGCATTCGAGCATCGGCCTTGTCTATCCCAATATACAGGTGCATTGCCTGGATGTGAATCCATGTCTACGTGGTGTTTCGCTGCAAGCAAAGGCAGGCGATTTATTCGCCATCATGGCAACGTCACAACGTGAAGGCACCGCGTTGACAGAGTGCTTGGCGGGTTTGCACGAGCGCATGGGTGGTGAAATTCTCATCAATGGCCAACAAATCAATAGACGCGGCTTGCGTGAGTTGTGCAGTTATGTGCCGGCGCTAAAAGTATCCTCGCTGGATCCGCGTATGAGTGTGCAATGTACTTTGAATTTCCATGCCGCGTTGAGAGGTCCACTGGATCGAACGGACCTCAAGGAAAGGGTAAGTGTTTGACAGTGAAACCTTTTAAgaatatgttaataaaaaaagtgaaatcttCTCGCAATAGATGGATGTGCTAATCGAGGATCTGGGCTTAACTACGGTGCGCGCTTCGAATGTGTCCTCGCTCACACACTCCGAGAAACAACGTCTGAGTGTCGCTTGTCAATTGCTCGCACAATCGTCGTTGCTCATACTCGATCAGATCACTAGCAATATGGATATCTTCGACACATTCTTTTTGGTAGAGTATCTGCGGCAGTGGGCTAGCGGTGGACGCATAGTGATCATGACACTACAGCCACCCACATTCGAAATACTCTcaatgtgttcaagtgtactgCTTTTATCGGGCGGCCGTACTGTCTTCTCCGGCAGCCGTTCCGATTTGCCGCGTCACATGGGCGAGTTGGGCTATCCGTGTCCGCCCTTCAAGAACCCAGCCGACTACTATTGTAAGTGCagttttaaagcaaatatttaaacaacTATTAAACACTTTAACTCTCCTTGCAGTGGATTTAGTTACACTGGATGACTTGTCAGCCGCCGCCATGCTGGAGTCATCAGCACGCATCGAATCACTGGCAAATTCGTGGGATCAAATGAACTCCGAACCGCCGCTGGCTGCACCACCGGCATCATTGCCGAACTTTACAAGAAAAGCCGGCTTCTGGGGACAGACGAAAGCTTTGATAAAACGCTTTGCCGCCTACAAACAACCGGGTTCGCTGCTCACCTGGATCAGTAAACTGATTGCAGCAGCGGTGCTTTCCCTCTGCATCGGTTGCATATTCTGGGATGTGCCCGCGTCCGATCCACAACTCACCTACAACGATCGCTTTGGTTATCACCACTGCGTTATGGCGGTGGCTTACTGGCCCCTGCTACTGCTGACCATACGCGATGCGCAAGAGGACCGACGACATGCCGAGCGCGACATACGCTTGGGGCTATACTCGCGCGGACTCTACTTTACCATACAGGTAAGTGTTATTTTTACTTGCTGTTGTAGAGTGTCTTCTATAAAAGTGTTCTTACATTTCTAGTGCCTTTTGGGACTCTTTCCGAGCCTCTGTATCTGGCTGGCCTACTTGCTGCCGGCACACAGCATGGCAGGGCTGTACACCTATTCGACCAGCAGCGATGCCGGCATCTATCTCTATATGGGTAAGCGTCAACTTAGTCTTTATTATTACAAATCTATATGTAAGCTAATCTAATTTTCAATCCACAGGCTACATGCTGCTCTATCTCACCGTAATACAAACCCTTGGGCTCTTCTGCGCGCACCTCATGCCCTGCAAGGTGTCCGCTACTATTTTCAATACACTCATCACTTTGGGTCTGACTGCTGTGGGCGGTTATGCCGTGCATCCGCGTAATCTCTCCAAATTGTGGTCCTGGTCACAGCTCATATCACCGGAGAAGTGGTTGCTGCCGGTTTTGGTGCAAGACGAATACAGCGCAGACACGCTAGCCAACTCGGCGGGCCTACAGCTCTGTCGCAACAAGCAGGTTTGTATTCAGCTCAGAGCCGACCTAAGCAACAAGCTTGTACTATCATTAAACTGTTTTCTTTTCTACAGGTGCAACACCAAGAGATCATTGTGCAGCAGCCGTGCCCACCACCGAACGGCACGCATGTGCTAGTCGACTTTCAGCTGCTGCCGCTCAATCACATACTCGACCCCAGCGAGACGTACGAGCAGACTACAACCGTGGCTTTGGTGCTGGCCTCCGTCATACTCTTCGTGGTGACATTCTTCATTTTCGTGTGCAATTGTCGCAATACGTTCCGCAAGAAGCAGAAGCGTATGTAAAACAAgagtttttttagaaaaaaaaaacaaaaaataaatagtttaaaaatgtaGTGTTAATGAACGTGCGCTCAAGTGTCGCAGAAcgcagaaagaaaaaaaaataaatatttacgctGACTTCCATAGTTTGTAGCCGAAAAATCGCACATTTTAACAACGCATTTACCGACGTAATTattatacatagatatacatatatactatataacatataatttttataaaatactaaaataactgTAGCCAACACGTTCCAGattgaaaatttgtatacaacatgtttgtatgtatgcatgactACAATATTTTCatgattgaaatttttttttagagatAAGCGCTTAAGTTTTATGTATAAATAGCGTCAAacactgaaaatatatattttaaatttagaataaacGAAAGTGGTGTTGTCAATTAGGGGCGAAATGATAAGCCGTCTGTCTGGTTTAGAAAAAATaggtttgtatatttgtatatagaatTTCCGTTGCTTACTGTCACTAAGAGGATTATGTTTAACAATATGTGGGGGCACAATTGgcttaataaaattgcttattGCTTATCAATGATGGAATAGACGCAAATTCGTGTGAGCCAACACAATGCCGTGCTCATTGCAGGCGGCAATAACGCCGGCATCATTGGTGGAACCAGCCGGACTGCCGATATATGACACACCGCTCTGCAGAGACGAGAGAGAAGAGAAGCATAATAACAATTCTATGAAgtcaaaaaattacgaaaacttACCAATTTAGCGCGATCGATATTATCACGGAATGGGAAGAAGGCATCGGAACCCAAAGAGACGCCATCCAATTGTTGCAGCCAATCGGCTTTCTCTTGAACCGACAATTGTGCGGGCACCTCCTCGAACCTGCAGcatcaatacaaaaataataataaattaaacagtaatttttgatataattcaaTCCAACTCACATCGCTTCGAACTGGCTGAGCGGCATGTCCTTGCCCACAGTGCCGTTCACATAGTTATCGATGGCATTCGAGATTTCCGCACGCTTGACGCCCGCCTTGAATTTCATTCCGGCAACACGTGGGTGCTGACGCAGCCACCAATTGTCGGCCTTCTCGCCGGCCAAACGTGTGCAGTGTATGCGCGATTGTTGGCCCGCACCAATGCCGATGACTTGGCCATCGCGTGCATAGCAAACGGAATTACTTTGTGTGAACTTCAGCGCAATGGTGGCCACAATCAAATCGCGTATGGCATGCTCCGGCAGTGTGTTGTTCTCCGTAACCACATTCGAGAATAATGCGGCATCAATAACGGCGTCATTACGTTTCTGTTCCAAAGTTAAACCGAAAATGGTTTTGCGTTCTAGCGCGCTGGGCTCATAATCGGGATCCATTTGCAGTATGCAATAGGCgccgttcttcttcttcttcaatatCTCCAATGCAGCGGGCTCATAACCGGGCGCAATAATACCATCGGACACCTCGCGTGAGATGATTCTTGCAGTCACGGCGTCACAAACGTCGGACAACGCCACAAAGTCGCCGAATGAGGACATGCGATCGGCACCACGTGCACGCGCATACGCGGTGGCCAACGGTGTCAAGCTGTCGTACAGATCCTCTACCATGCACAGCTTGGCTTGCTCACGACTCAATGGTATGCCGACGGCTGCGCCAGCCGGTGAGACGTGCTTGAAACTGGTTGCGGCGGGCAAGTTGAGTGCACTCTTCAGTTCGCGCACAAGTTGCCAGCCGTTAAGCGCATCACATAAATTGATGAATCCCGGCGAAGCGTTGACCACCTTTAGTGGAAGTGACTCTAGTTGTGTGAAGAGCTGTGCGGGTTTCTGTTGTGGATTCATGCCATAACGTAAGTTGAGCTGCGACACGCCGGAAGAGTATTGCTTACGGAAGTAATCGGAAATTGCATCGTCGTAAGTGGCGGTGTGTGTGAAGGCTTTGAGCGCCAAAACTTTTCTGAAatggtaatacatacatacaaacattatttACATGAGATTAACAAACAGAATGCGGCTACTTGAAAGTACACTCCCAGAGATAGTCACATTATACTTAAGATGTAACTTACCTAGTCTCCAAGGAGGTATCGCCATGCTCCTTGATCTCGCCAAGCACCTTCGCATAGTCGCTAGCCTCACAGATCACCGTGACACGTGCGTGATTTTTAGCTGCAGCACGTAGCAAAGTGACACCGCCAATATCAATATTCTCAACAGCATCGGCCACTGTTACATCAGGTTTGGAGACAGTGTTCACAAATGGATACAGATTGCACACAACCACGCTGACCAAATCGAAGTTTTGCTTCTTCATATCAGCAAGATCGCTTTCGGTGGTGCGTGACAGTATGCCAGCATGCACGGCAGGATGCAAGGTCTTAACGCGTCCTCCCAGCATTTCTGGTGCGCCAGTTATGTCGGAGACATCATCCACAGCCAGACCAACATTGCGCAAAGCAGTGGCAGTGCCACCACTGGCGACCAATCTGAAACCAAGCGCGGCAAGACTCTGCCCCAAATCAATTAGACCGGTTTTGTCGGAGACACTTAGGAGAGCTGgaaacaaatttcgaaatttacagatttgtttgaataattttgtttaaatgtggTTATTAGCAATAATTCGAAGGGTACTCACCAATACGTTTCGCTGCCATTTTCCTTTATGAAGACTGGACAAAATGTGGAAGAGAATCTGGACCGTTTGCGTACACAGTTCAACTGTAAATGAAATTTGCATGAATTCGGTCGCATTATTATCAATGTTAGGAGTAAAGATTTTCGAAAACATGTCCGTTATTTTCAGttgttattttgaattattgcaAACAATGACCTGCTTTTAATACCCCTCATTGCAATTGGTAGCGATAAGCAGAGCATTGCTTTCGGCTAACAGGCGATAATTATGATCGCTGTAATTGTTGACCTCAGATTTGAACCATATGTTTGTTATCAGTAATAAGCAACATACGTTATTACATCCTCAAGCATGACGCTACTTGGTGACGGTAAAGATTTGAGTAAAGAAATCACAACCATAGCTTATCTACTACTTTCGTCAGCACTCGGCAACCCCATAACCTATCAAGCACGTTCGCAACCACCCAGACATATGTAAACAGCTACACACGTGCGGGTCTATATatctatctatgtatatatgtatatatttatataaatgagtcTGGCTGCGCACTTGTTTTTCTGCCTTCGCATGCGGCTCGAATTGCTTTGCATCAATGTAAACATGTGGGTTTTTAAAACTTGTTGAATGCCGGCCTACAAAAAGCTATAGTTTACAAAAATTACTGATTATGTACTGAGGCCAATACAACATCGAGTTTAGTTAAGGCCTGTTGGTAAAAATCGTGTTTATTCGATTTTGGGTATAAGCAtacaaactttttaaattttaactttaaatattggTTTTATGTTTGCTAATCTTCAATACCGACACTTCGAACACAATAAATTATAGTAGTAAAAGAActactattaatttaatataaaatatttaaaacttgttATTACCACTGTCAGCCAAATACACGTTATGACTGAATTATATTACTTCTAATTAGATTTTAATAAGTTGATATTAGTTAGACCCTTCAAGAGCTGCCAGATTCAACGAACGtgcaaaacaattaattttagaaGAATATGGCGTGaatcgattattattttttgactaAACTCTTGTctctaaattgtttatttaaaatgttaaagttaTAGTAAAAAAAGGTGCTAACTAATATACCAAAATgtcaaaacacaaaaataaataaatgccaaaaaaattattgaaatctctCTAATACAttcattactaaaaaaaaatcatttaaaacttGTAGTATATGTTTTTCTTATATGcaacatgtacatatttatttagagtaaacaaatatataaattaaataagttttgatattttttgggtttaatATTACTTGATTTCATATAACATATCTGCCTTCCCAACAGCAAATTGAACTCATCTGGTCACAATCGGTGCTTCTAATAGGAAACGTCATCGCGAGCATCAGCTGTCAGCGGTACTGTCAAATTGATCTGATTGGTGATGTGTACTAGCAGTTAAAATACTTactaaatttacaataaatattttgaaattctcgAAACGCAGCACTGTGCATTTATTAAAAGAACACAATGAACTACAATCCAAATGCTGGGATCCGGAATCGTAAGTGGGAAAACTGTAAGGATGAAGACAGCGCAAGTACAATTCGGTGCAAACACTTGGTTCAACTGGTGGTGATTGGCTGCCGCAAGCATAAATCCACAATCCAAGTGGTTGAGTGTTCTAGCAGTTGTTTTGTTTggcctttaaaaaaatttaatctgtACTAACAGTAGTTATATAGTTTATCGCTAAATTCTTTGCTTGttcgttttatttgttttaatgctAACATAGAATACAAAACTTAATCTGTTTGTTGCGTATTTGTGCTGCGCGTTTTCGTCTTGCAGTTTTTGTTAACCGAATAGAGTAAAACTATA
This genomic interval carries:
- the LOC105220707 gene encoding ATP-binding cassette sub-family G member 8, which codes for MELSNFNASKKISREERRYSVPHGPHTPQPPAASEDLHAWSIYRQNLNSDFTDSALGSSDKSPLPYGNFQLRDTTVQSILNHPRYGPKSPLGSNMYTYLKFGLPRVFPPNAGSQRSHRPPGPGPGGVRGRVNRGFRDSSGVPPAGSSGYDSSDNETTRSRVPPNLRKYRSESDFRAIGGIPSSRPESRAQGVPMTALRQANSRASIAVGTHINTHHYMPNGKHYGHRSHSEADLLAGGADVIGYDYGESRIYGTSRNRSSDHPNGGHASYIMSSRKHSSIGLVYPNIQVHCLDVNPCLRGVSLQAKAGDLFAIMATSQREGTALTECLAGLHERMGGEILINGQQINRRGLRELCSYVPALKVSSLDPRMSVQCTLNFHAALRGPLDRTDLKERMDVLIEDLGLTTVRASNVSSLTHSEKQRLSVACQLLAQSSLLILDQITSNMDIFDTFFLVEYLRQWASGGRIVIMTLQPPTFEILSMCSSVLLLSGGRTVFSGSRSDLPRHMGELGYPCPPFKNPADYYLDLVTLDDLSAAAMLESSARIESLANSWDQMNSEPPLAAPPASLPNFTRKAGFWGQTKALIKRFAAYKQPGSLLTWISKLIAAAVLSLCIGCIFWDVPASDPQLTYNDRFGYHHCVMAVAYWPLLLLTIRDAQEDRRHAERDIRLGLYSRGLYFTIQCLLGLFPSLCIWLAYLLPAHSMAGLYTYSTSSDAGIYLYMGYMLLYLTVIQTLGLFCAHLMPCKVSATIFNTLITLGLTAVGGYAVHPRNLSKLWSWSQLISPEKWLLPVLVQDEYSADTLANSAGLQLCRNKQVQHQEIIVQQPCPPPNGTHVLVDFQLLPLNHILDPSETYEQTTTVALVLASVILFVVTFFIFVCNCRNTFRKKQKRM
- the LOC105220706 gene encoding bifunctional purine biosynthesis protein ATIC translates to MAAKRIALLSVSDKTGLIDLGQSLAALGFRLVASGGTATALRNVGLAVDDVSDITGAPEMLGGRVKTLHPAVHAGILSRTTESDLADMKKQNFDLVSVVVCNLYPFVNTVSKPDVTVADAVENIDIGGVTLLRAAAKNHARVTVICEASDYAKVLGEIKEHGDTSLETRKVLALKAFTHTATYDDAISDYFRKQYSSGVSQLNLRYGMNPQQKPAQLFTQLESLPLKVVNASPGFINLCDALNGWQLVRELKSALNLPAATSFKHVSPAGAAVGIPLSREQAKLCMVEDLYDSLTPLATAYARARGADRMSSFGDFVALSDVCDAVTARIISREVSDGIIAPGYEPAALEILKKKKNGAYCILQMDPDYEPSALERKTIFGLTLEQKRNDAVIDAALFSNVVTENNTLPEHAIRDLIVATIALKFTQSNSVCYARDGQVIGIGAGQQSRIHCTRLAGEKADNWWLRQHPRVAGMKFKAGVKRAEISNAIDNYVNGTVGKDMPLSQFEAMFEEVPAQLSVQEKADWLQQLDGVSLGSDAFFPFRDNIDRAKLSGVSYIGSPAGSTNDAGVIAACNEHGIVLAHTNLRLFHH